The Panicum virgatum strain AP13 chromosome 5K, P.virgatum_v5, whole genome shotgun sequence genome has a window encoding:
- the LOC120706039 gene encoding protein SGT1 homolog, translated as MYPRCQDSCSYRARTNPWARLRAANTRRRGPEPTTPATNKISGNTRPIESSLDQSLADFAAAPAAMAAPTPAELEHKATEAFFDDDFALAAALYTQAIAAGPPTAARYADRAQAHAKMGDFAAAAADAARAAELDPAMPRAHLRRAHACVKLEQYDDARAAAEAGAALAPGDARFAKLMSEIDAKAPKPMETEASAAVAAPASAEKPKYRHDYYNSAAEVVVTVFAKGVAPEHVAVDFGEQLLSVSVEVPGEAPYHLQPRLFGKIVPDKCRFAVLSTKIEVRLAKAEPGTTWPSLEFTGKPRLATVAPPRGSSSSSGGGGGAQRPSYPSSRGRKDWDRIEAEVKRAEKEEKLDGDAAANKFFQDIFRNADEDMRRAMTKSFQESNGTVLSTNWKDVGAKKIEPSPPEGMDLRKWEY; from the coding sequence ATGTACCCAAGATGCCAGGACTCGTGTTCCTATCGTGCACGAACCAACCCGTGGGCGCGCCTGCGGGCTGCAAATACGCGACGTCGTGGTCCCGAGCCCACGACCCCAGCGACCAACAAAATCTCGGGAAACACGCGGCCTATCGAATCGTCCCTGGATCAAAGCCTCGCCGACTTCGCCGCCGCACCCGCTGCCATGGCGGCGCCGACGCCCGCGGAGCTGGAGCACAAGGCGACGGAGGCCTTCTTCGACGACGacttcgccctcgccgccgcgctctacACGCAGGCCATTGCCGCGGGTCCCCCCACCGCGGCGCGCTACGCCGACCGCGCCCAGGCCCACGCCAAGATGGGAGAtttcgccgcggccgccgcggacgccgcccgcgccgccgagctcgaccCCGCCATGCCCCGGGCGCACCTCCGCAGGGCCCACGCCTGCGTCAAGCTGGAGCAGTACGACGAcgcccgggccgccgccgaggccggcgccgccctggccCCCGGCGACGCGCGGTTCGCCAAGCTGATGAGCGAGATCGACGCCAAGGCGCCCAAGCCGATGGAGACCGaggcgagcgccgccgtcgccgcgccggctTCTGCGGAGAAGCCCAAGTACAGACACGACTACTACAACAgcgcggcggaggtggtggtgACCGTGTTCGCCAAGGGCGTGGCCCCCGAGCACGTCGCGGTGGATTTCGGCGAGCAGCTGCTGAGCGTCTCCGTCGAGGTCCCCGGCGAGGCGCCGTACCACCTGCAGCCCCGGCTGTTCGGCAAGATCGTCCCCGACAAGTGCCGGTTCGCCGTCCTCTCCACCAAGATCGAGGTCCGCCTCGCCAAGGCCGAGCCGGGGACGACGTGGCCGTCGCTGGAGTTCACCGGCAAGCCCAGGCTCGCCACCGTGGCGCCACCACGCGGGAgcagctcctcctccggcggcggcggcggcgcccagcggCCGAGCTACCCGTCGTCCAGGGGCCGCAAGGACTGGGACAGGATCGAGGCGGAGGTGAAGAGGgcggagaaggaggagaagctGGACGGCGATGCGGCTGCCAACAAGTTCTTCCAGGACATCTTCCGCAACGCCGACGAGGACATGCGGCGCGCCATGACCAAGTCGTtccaggagtccaacggcacgGTGCTGTCGACCAACTGGAAGGACGTCGGCGCCAAGAAGATTGAGCCCAGCCCGCCGGAAGGCATGGATCTGCGCAAGTGGGAGTACTGA